A DNA window from Impatiens glandulifera chromosome 7, dImpGla2.1, whole genome shotgun sequence contains the following coding sequences:
- the LOC124909691 gene encoding uncharacterized protein LOC124909691, whose protein sequence is MYTTSTLGLQTLIVGGRTVSQFLKDVPGACFGSASAEEHFLLPLFLILASRNNLQRFSLHRRASIALNFGLLERQQSYGEVSSEKMISRLERIKRSYVLRLWNPVFDKRQDDEIKQDSEVIVTVVVEDSLHDVGKERLRAEMLMIRNSNQSFFFLNFLLLVIFTTSCSTMSTLLGGLRDSHTSEQNSAEIDELARFAVDDHNKKQNSLLEFVKVVKAQEQVVVGTLHPRPEPRTEAQAKKKSCIRHCLHHLTIEAIDGGNKKLYDTKIWVKPWMNFKEVQEFKHAGSGASSLTSSYLCVKKDGHAPGFQVDAAKHIPAPELPTTASRFWETLWDDLG, encoded by the exons ATGTACACGACATCGACGTTAGGACTTCAAACATTAATTGTCGGAGGAAGAACTGTCAGCCAGTTCTTGAAAGACGTTCCAGGAGCCTGTTTCGGTTCGGC aTCTGCAGAGGAGCATTTCTTGCTTCCTCTATTCCTCATTCTCGCCTCTCGAAATAATCTCCAAAGGTTTTCATTGCATCGACGAGCTTCTATAGCGTTGAATTTCGGACTTCTAGAGCGACAACAAAGTTATGGCGAGGTGTCGTCGGAGAAGATGATATCCAGATTGGAAAGAATAAAGCGCTCTTATGTTTTGCGACTTTGGAATCCAGTTTTCGATAAACGACAAGATGATGAGATTAAGCAGGATTCTGAGGTGATTGTAACTGTCGTTGTCGAAGATTCCCTACACGACGTCGGGAAGGAGCGGCTACGGGCGGAG ATGTTGATGATACGCAACAGTAATCAATCTTTCTTCTTCCTAAATTTCTTGCTCCTAGTAATCTTCACCACCAGTTGCAGCACTATGTCGACTCTTCTCGGTGGTCTACGTGATTCTCATACATCAGAACAGAACAGCGCCGAGATCGACGAACTTGCCCGCTTTGCCGTCGACGACCACAACAAGAAGCAG AATTCGTTGCTTGAGTTTGTAAAGGTGGTGAAAGCACAAGAACAGGTTGTTGTTGGGACTTTGCATCCAAGGCCGGAGCCACGTACCGAGG CCcaagcaaaaaaaaaatcatgcaTTCGCCATTGTTTGCATCATCTTACTATTGAAGCCATAGATGGAGGCAATAAGAAACTATATGATACAAAGATATGGGTAAAGCCATGGATGAACTTCAAGGAAGTGCAAGAGTTCAAACATGCCGGCTCTGGTGCTTCTTCATTGACTTCATCATATCTTTGTGTTAAAAAAG ATGGACATGCTCCAGGATTTCAAGTGGATGCTGCAAAGCATATTCCAGCTCCAGAGCTTCCAACTACTGCTTCAAGGTTTTGGGAAACGCTTTGGGACGATTTGGGATGA
- the LOC124944900 gene encoding CRIB domain-containing protein RIC10-like: MATKIKGIRKGFKFISQIFVVKDRELNIGYPTNVKHVSHIGWDGSTSNAPGWMNEFKTSSDFSTASIGNIHELRGGSSSIISSTWASQDFESMDSQPVADIFKDTPPMDMPDIPKKQKRKKSKSSSSSSTSTSASSSRSSRATAKLKAKFVDETGRQENRDVVL; this comes from the exons ATGGCAACCAAAATCAAAGGGATTCGTAAAGGATTTAAATTTATATCACAAATCTTTG TTGTGAAGGATCGTGAGTTGAATATTGGGTATCCAACAAACGTGAAACATGTGTCACATATTGGCTGGGATGGATCCACTAGTAATGCTCCCGGTTGG aTGAACGAATTCAAGACATCGTCTGATTTCTCGACAGCCTCCATAGGCAACATTCATGAGCTAAGAGGCGGTTCCAGTTCCATAATCTCGTCAACATGGGCGTCTCAAg ATTTTGAATCCATGGACAGCCAACCAGTAGCTGATATATTCAAAGACACGCCACCAATGGATATGCCAGATATTCCTAAGAAGCAAAAACGGAAGAAATCGAAGTCAAGTTCCTCATCGTCGACGTCTACATCCGCATCTTCGTCAAGATCGTCTCGAGCAACTGCAAAATTGAAGGCTAAATTCGTCGATGAAACTGGCAGACAAGAAAACAGAGATGTTGTGTTATAA